The Yersinia intermedia genome window below encodes:
- the rapA gene encoding RNA polymerase-associated protein RapA produces the protein MPFTLGQRWISDTESELGLGTVVAIDVRMITLLFPATGENRLYARNDSPITRVMFNPGDTITNHEGWQLKVEEVTHENGLITYIGTRLDTEETGVSMREVLLDSKLTFSKPQDRLFAGQIDRMDRFALRFRARKYQSEQFRLPWSGLRGIRASLIPHQLHIAYEVGQRHAPRVLLADEVGLGKTIEAGMIIHQQLLSGRAERILIVVPESLQHQWLVEMLRRFNLRFSLFDDSRYSEALLDSSNPFETEQMVICSLDFVRRNKQRLEQLADASWDLLVVDEAHHLAWSEEAPSREYQVIEQLAENIPGVLLLTATPEQLGQQSHFARLRLLDPDRFHDYEEFVNEQQKYRPIADAVTLLLGGERLTDDKLNLLGELIDEQDIEPLLKAANSQSEDSEAARQELVTMLMDRHGTSRILFRNTRNGVKGFPHRVLHQIKLPLPTQYQTAIKVSGIMSAKKTLEARAKDMLYPEQIYQEFEGENATWWNFDPRVEWLLNYLIANRNEKVLVICAQAATALQLEQVLREREAIRAAVFHEGLSLIERDRAAAYFASEEDGAQVLLCSEIGSEGRNFQFACQLVMFDLPFNPDLLEQRIGRLDRIGQNREIQIMVPYLEHTAQAILVRWYHEGLDAFEHTCPTGRTIYDSGYQELIGYLATPSEQEGLDEFIHACRLQHEELKLQLEQGRDRLLEMHSNGGEHGQQLAQIIADQDNDVNLVSFALNLFDIVGINQEDRSDNLIVLTPSDHMLVPDFPGLPQDGCTVTFDREQALSREDAQFVSWEHPIIRNGLDLILSGDTGSCAVSLLKNKALPVGTLLAELVYVVEAQAPKHLQLTRFLPPTPVRMLMDRNGTNLAAQVEFETFNRQLNAVNRHTSSKLVNAVQQEVHAMLQQAEALVEEQAKLLIESAKHEADDKLSTELARLEALKAVNPNIRDDEIEALEHNRKMVLENLNQAGWRLDAIRLVVVTHQ, from the coding sequence ATGCCTTTTACACTTGGTCAACGCTGGATCAGCGACACAGAAAGCGAACTTGGATTGGGTACTGTCGTTGCCATCGACGTGCGCATGATTACCTTACTGTTTCCCGCAACCGGTGAAAACCGCCTTTACGCTAGAAATGATTCGCCAATCACCCGCGTCATGTTCAATCCGGGCGATACCATCACCAACCACGAAGGCTGGCAGCTAAAAGTGGAAGAAGTGACTCATGAAAATGGGCTGATTACATATATCGGCACCCGTTTGGATACTGAGGAAACCGGCGTTTCGATGCGTGAAGTGTTGCTCGATAGCAAACTGACGTTTAGCAAACCGCAGGATCGGCTATTTGCCGGTCAGATCGATCGTATGGATCGCTTTGCCCTGCGTTTTCGCGCTCGTAAATATCAAAGTGAGCAGTTCCGTCTGCCATGGAGTGGGTTACGCGGTATCCGTGCCAGCTTGATCCCACACCAATTACATATCGCCTATGAAGTGGGTCAGCGCCATGCACCAAGGGTATTACTGGCCGATGAAGTCGGTTTAGGTAAAACCATCGAAGCCGGGATGATCATTCACCAACAACTGTTGTCAGGCCGTGCTGAACGTATCCTGATTGTGGTGCCGGAAAGCCTGCAACATCAGTGGTTGGTGGAAATGTTGCGCCGCTTCAATCTGCGCTTCTCACTGTTTGATGACAGCCGTTATTCCGAAGCCCTGCTCGACAGTTCTAACCCGTTTGAAACCGAGCAGATGGTTATCTGTTCACTGGATTTTGTGCGCCGCAATAAACAACGCCTGGAACAACTGGCAGATGCGTCTTGGGATCTGTTGGTGGTGGATGAGGCGCACCATCTGGCCTGGAGCGAAGAAGCCCCAAGTCGTGAATATCAAGTCATTGAACAATTGGCTGAGAATATCCCAGGGGTGCTGCTGTTGACCGCAACACCTGAGCAATTGGGCCAGCAGAGCCACTTTGCCCGTCTGCGTTTGCTGGATCCCGATCGCTTCCACGATTACGAAGAGTTCGTCAATGAACAGCAGAAGTATCGCCCAATTGCAGATGCAGTAACACTGCTGCTGGGTGGTGAGCGTTTAACTGACGATAAACTGAATCTGTTGGGCGAACTCATTGATGAGCAGGATATTGAGCCCTTGCTGAAAGCGGCCAACAGCCAAAGTGAAGACAGCGAAGCTGCTCGCCAAGAGTTGGTGACAATGCTGATGGACAGACATGGTACCAGCCGTATCTTGTTCCGTAATACCCGTAATGGGGTGAAAGGCTTCCCGCACCGCGTCCTGCATCAAATCAAACTGCCATTGCCAACCCAATATCAGACGGCGATTAAAGTATCAGGCATCATGAGTGCCAAAAAAACGCTGGAAGCGCGCGCCAAAGATATGCTGTATCCCGAGCAAATCTATCAGGAGTTTGAAGGTGAGAACGCAACCTGGTGGAACTTTGACCCACGGGTAGAGTGGTTACTTAACTATCTGATTGCTAACCGTAATGAGAAAGTGTTGGTTATCTGTGCCCAGGCAGCCACTGCCTTACAACTTGAACAAGTGCTACGTGAACGTGAAGCTATTCGCGCCGCCGTGTTCCATGAAGGTTTATCACTGATAGAGCGTGACCGCGCTGCGGCCTATTTTGCCTCTGAAGAAGATGGCGCTCAGGTATTACTGTGTTCTGAGATAGGTTCAGAAGGCCGTAACTTCCAGTTTGCCTGCCAGTTGGTGATGTTCGACCTGCCGTTTAACCCGGACTTGCTGGAACAACGTATTGGTCGTCTGGACCGTATCGGTCAAAACCGCGAAATCCAGATCATGGTGCCTTATCTGGAACATACCGCGCAGGCGATATTGGTGCGTTGGTATCATGAAGGTTTGGATGCTTTCGAGCACACCTGCCCGACCGGACGCACCATTTATGACAGCGGCTATCAAGAACTGATTGGCTATCTGGCAACGCCAAGTGAACAAGAAGGGTTGGATGAATTTATCCACGCCTGCCGTCTACAGCACGAAGAGTTGAAACTGCAACTGGAACAAGGTCGTGATCGGCTACTGGAGATGCATTCCAACGGCGGCGAGCATGGTCAACAACTGGCGCAGATCATTGCAGATCAAGATAATGACGTTAATTTGGTCAGTTTTGCGCTTAACCTGTTCGATATTGTCGGGATTAACCAAGAAGACCGCAGTGACAACCTGATCGTACTTACCCCCTCTGATCACATGCTAGTACCGGACTTCCCTGGGCTGCCGCAAGACGGCTGTACCGTGACATTCGATCGTGAACAGGCGTTATCGCGGGAAGATGCCCAGTTTGTGAGTTGGGAGCACCCGATCATCCGTAATGGTTTGGATTTGATCTTGTCCGGCGATACCGGAAGCTGTGCAGTTTCTTTATTGAAAAACAAAGCATTACCAGTAGGAACACTGTTGGCTGAATTGGTTTATGTGGTAGAAGCTCAAGCGCCGAAACACCTGCAATTAACCCGCTTCTTGCCACCCACCCCAGTGCGGATGCTGATGGACAGAAATGGCACCAATCTGGCGGCACAGGTTGAATTTGAAACCTTTAACCGTCAGTTGAATGCGGTAAACCGTCATACCTCCAGCAAGCTGGTCAACGCAGTGCAACAAGAAGTCCACGCCATGTTGCAACAAGCAGAGGCACTGGTTGAAGAGCAGGCAAAACTGTTGATTGAATCGGCCAAGCACGAAGCTGATGATAAGCTGAGTACCGAACTGGCACGTTTGGAAGCCCTGAAAGCGGTTAACCCAAATATTCGTGATGACGAAATAGAAGCACTGGAGCATAACCGTAAAATGGTGCTGGAAAACCTTAATCAAGCGGGCTGGCGTTTAGATGCTATCCGCCTGGTGGTGGTCACACATCAGTAA
- the rluA gene encoding bifunctional tRNA pseudouridine(32) synthase/23S rRNA pseudouridine(746) synthase RluA, protein MEPYNPPRDPWLHILFQDEHIMVVNKPSGLLSVPGRAPENKDSIMTRIQADFPAAESVHRLDMATSGVIIVALTKAAERELKRQFREREPKKSYIARVWGHLAEDEGLIDLPLICDWPNRPKQKVCYETGKSAQTEYRVLSRDTDGSTRVKLSPITGRSHQLRVHMLAMGHPILGDGFYAHPEAKAMASRLQLHAQELCITHPEFGTAMHFTCEAEF, encoded by the coding sequence ATGGAACCCTATAATCCCCCACGCGACCCTTGGCTGCACATCCTGTTTCAAGATGAGCACATCATGGTGGTCAATAAACCAAGCGGGCTACTTTCTGTACCCGGTCGCGCGCCGGAGAATAAAGACAGTATCATGACTCGCATTCAGGCTGATTTTCCGGCGGCAGAGTCCGTTCATCGGCTGGATATGGCCACCAGTGGCGTAATTATCGTGGCACTGACCAAAGCGGCTGAGCGCGAGCTTAAGCGCCAATTTCGTGAACGTGAACCGAAAAAGTCTTATATTGCCCGCGTCTGGGGGCATCTGGCCGAAGATGAAGGGTTGATAGACCTGCCGTTAATCTGTGACTGGCCGAACCGGCCAAAGCAGAAAGTCTGTTATGAAACCGGTAAATCGGCACAAACTGAGTATCGGGTGCTTTCACGCGATACTGATGGCAGCACACGAGTGAAGTTATCGCCCATCACCGGGCGCTCACACCAATTACGGGTCCATATGCTGGCGATGGGTCACCCGATCCTTGGTGATGGCTTCTACGCCCATCCAGAGGCCAAAGCGATGGCATCCCGCTTGCAGTTACATGCTCAGGAGCTGTGTATTACTCACCCTGAGTTTGGAACGGCGATGCATTTTACATGTGAGGCAGAGTTTTAA
- the djlA gene encoding co-chaperone DjlA → MRYWGKLLGLVLGLMSGAGFWGVVLGLLVGHMVDRVRSTKRRGYFADQQTRQLIFFRATFQVMGHLTKAKGRVTEVDIQLASQLMDRMQLHGDARTAAQQAFREGKESNFPLRERLQELRGVCFGRFDLIRMFLEIQLQAAFADGSLHPNERQVLYVIAEELGISRGQFDQFLSMIEGGRQFGGHGGWQGQQGGYSHGGYQQASNGPTLEDACKVLGVNSTDDSVTIKRAYRKLMGEHHPDKLVAKGLPPEMMEMAKQKAQEIQAAYDLIKREKGFK, encoded by the coding sequence ATGCGGTATTGGGGAAAACTGCTCGGTCTGGTATTGGGCTTAATGTCTGGTGCTGGTTTCTGGGGTGTGGTACTGGGGTTGCTTGTCGGCCATATGGTAGACAGGGTGCGAAGCACGAAGCGCCGCGGCTATTTTGCCGATCAACAAACACGACAATTAATTTTTTTCCGCGCCACTTTCCAGGTCATGGGGCACTTAACCAAGGCCAAAGGGCGGGTGACGGAAGTTGATATTCAACTTGCCAGTCAGTTGATGGATCGGATGCAATTGCACGGTGACGCTCGAACAGCCGCACAGCAAGCGTTTCGCGAAGGGAAAGAAAGCAATTTTCCATTGCGTGAAAGATTGCAGGAATTACGTGGTGTCTGTTTTGGGCGTTTTGATTTAATTCGGATGTTTCTGGAAATTCAGTTACAGGCCGCATTTGCCGATGGCTCTTTGCATCCCAACGAGCGGCAAGTGTTATATGTCATTGCTGAAGAGTTAGGAATTTCGCGCGGTCAGTTCGATCAGTTCCTGAGCATGATTGAAGGCGGCCGTCAATTTGGTGGTCATGGCGGTTGGCAAGGTCAACAGGGCGGATACTCTCACGGGGGCTATCAGCAAGCGTCGAATGGCCCGACATTGGAGGATGCCTGCAAAGTGCTCGGCGTTAATAGTACCGACGACAGCGTGACCATCAAGCGTGCTTATCGCAAGTTAATGGGTGAGCATCATCCAGATAAGTTGGTGGCAAAAGGTCTGCCACCTGAAATGATGGAGATGGCGAAGCAAAAAGCCCAAGAGATTCAAGCTGCGTATGATTTAATTAAGCGCGAGAAGGGATTCAAGTAG
- the lptD gene encoding LPS assembly protein LptD, with product MKKRFPTLLATLIWTALYSQQSLAGLAEQCMLGVPTYDQPLVTGDPNQLPVRINADKTEANYPDNALFTGNVIVQQGNSTLTANQVELTQVQKPDAAIPVRTVTATGDVNYDDPQIKLKGPKGWSNLNTKDTDMDKGKYQMVGRQGRGDADLMKLRGQNRYTILENGTFTSCLPGDNSWSVVGSEVIHDREEQVAEIWNARFKIGKVPVFYSPYMQLPIGDKRRSGFLIPNAKYTSNNGIEFMLPYYWNIAPNFDATITPHYMERRGLQWQNEFRYLLAPGNGTMALDWLPSDRLYHGTDGNDKDTTRWLYYWGHSGVMDQVWRFNVNYTRVSDPNYFTDLTSQYGSTTDGYATQIFSVGYAEQNWNATLASKQFQVFTDAGNSNAYRAQPQLDMNYYKNDIGPFDLHVYGQAAKFTSVNPENPEASRFHIEPAINLPLANGWGSLNTEAKLLATHYQQDIPNGFARNYKNQNGNDATVPDLKDSVNRVMPQFKVDGKVVFDRPMDWSKGFTQTLEPRVQYLYIPYRDQDDIYIYDTTLMQSDYSGLFRDRTYSGLDRIASANQVSTGLTSRIYDDALVERFNASVGQIYYFSRSRTGNSETIDNSNDTGSLVWAGDTFWRISDQVGLKGGAQYDTRLGSLTLGNAVLEYRKDSERMIQLNYRYASPEYIQAAVPNVKSPGYQQGISQIGTTASWPIADRWALVGAYYYDTKANQPASQLVGLQYNTCCWAINVGYERKITGWNSQTEASKYDNKIGFNIELRGLSSDHNLGTAQMLRSGILPYQSAF from the coding sequence ATGAAAAAAAGATTCCCAACACTGCTGGCCACATTGATATGGACGGCACTATATAGCCAGCAATCGCTGGCCGGACTCGCTGAGCAATGTATGCTTGGTGTACCCACCTATGACCAGCCATTGGTTACCGGTGATCCCAACCAGCTACCGGTCCGTATTAATGCGGATAAAACCGAAGCCAACTATCCCGACAATGCCTTGTTCACTGGCAATGTCATTGTCCAACAAGGCAATAGCACCCTGACCGCTAATCAGGTCGAGCTGACGCAAGTACAGAAACCTGATGCAGCTATCCCGGTGCGTACTGTCACTGCCACTGGCGACGTTAATTATGACGATCCACAAATCAAGCTAAAAGGCCCGAAAGGCTGGTCAAACTTGAACACCAAAGACACTGATATGGATAAAGGCAAATATCAGATGGTCGGCCGTCAAGGGCGTGGTGATGCGGATTTAATGAAGTTACGTGGTCAGAACCGCTATACCATCTTAGAGAATGGGACGTTTACCTCCTGTCTGCCGGGTGATAATAGTTGGAGTGTTGTGGGCTCCGAGGTTATTCATGACCGCGAAGAACAAGTAGCAGAAATCTGGAATGCCCGCTTTAAGATTGGCAAAGTACCGGTGTTCTACAGCCCTTACATGCAGTTGCCGATTGGTGACAAACGCCGCTCAGGGTTCCTGATCCCTAATGCTAAATATACCAGTAATAACGGCATCGAATTTATGCTGCCATACTACTGGAATATTGCCCCCAACTTCGATGCTACGATTACCCCTCACTACATGGAGCGGCGTGGGTTACAGTGGCAGAACGAGTTCCGCTACTTGCTGGCACCGGGCAACGGCACCATGGCATTAGATTGGCTACCGAGTGATCGGTTGTACCATGGCACCGATGGCAACGACAAAGATACTACCCGCTGGTTGTACTACTGGGGCCATTCCGGGGTGATGGATCAAGTCTGGCGTTTCAACGTCAACTATACCCGTGTTAGTGACCCAAATTACTTTACTGATTTAACGTCGCAATACGGCTCTACCACCGACGGCTATGCAACCCAAATATTCAGCGTTGGCTATGCTGAGCAAAATTGGAATGCCACTTTGGCCTCCAAACAGTTCCAGGTCTTTACTGACGCCGGTAATAGCAATGCTTACCGTGCCCAACCTCAGTTGGACATGAACTACTATAAAAATGATATTGGTCCGTTTGATCTGCATGTTTACGGTCAAGCCGCCAAATTCACCAGCGTCAATCCAGAAAACCCAGAGGCCAGCCGCTTCCATATTGAACCGGCAATTAACTTACCACTGGCCAACGGTTGGGGTAGCCTGAATACCGAAGCCAAATTACTGGCAACTCACTATCAACAGGATATTCCGAACGGCTTTGCCCGTAATTACAAAAACCAAAATGGTAATGACGCGACAGTTCCTGATCTGAAAGATTCGGTTAACCGGGTTATGCCGCAATTTAAAGTTGATGGCAAAGTGGTATTTGATCGGCCAATGGATTGGAGTAAAGGCTTCACCCAAACACTCGAACCACGGGTACAATATCTCTACATTCCCTATCGGGATCAGGATGATATCTATATTTACGATACCACGCTGATGCAGTCAGACTACTCTGGCCTGTTTCGTGACCGTACCTATAGTGGCCTCGACCGCATAGCGTCTGCGAATCAGGTATCCACCGGTTTAACTTCACGCATATATGATGATGCGCTGGTTGAACGTTTTAATGCTTCTGTGGGTCAAATCTATTACTTCAGCCGCTCGCGTACCGGTAATAGCGAAACAATTGATAACAGTAATGATACTGGTAGCCTTGTTTGGGCTGGTGATACATTCTGGCGTATCAGTGATCAAGTGGGTCTAAAAGGTGGCGCTCAGTATGATACCCGTCTGGGGAGTTTGACCCTGGGTAATGCGGTACTGGAGTATAGGAAAGATTCTGAGCGTATGATTCAATTGAATTACCGCTATGCTAGCCCGGAATATATTCAGGCAGCAGTACCGAATGTAAAAAGTCCTGGTTATCAGCAAGGTATTTCTCAGATTGGCACTACTGCCAGTTGGCCGATTGCCGATCGTTGGGCACTGGTCGGCGCTTATTACTACGATACCAAAGCTAACCAGCCTGCGAGCCAGTTAGTTGGTTTACAATACAACACCTGCTGTTGGGCGATAAACGTGGGCTATGAACGTAAAATTACCGGCTGGAATTCACAAACTGAAGCCAGTAAGTATGACAACAAGATTGGCTTTAACATTGAATTACGTGGTCTGAGTAGCGACCACAACCTGGGTACTGCACAAATGCTGCGCTCAGGTATTCTGCCTTATCAAAGTGCATTCTGA
- the surA gene encoding peptidylprolyl isomerase SurA, with protein sequence MKNWRTLILGLVVCANTAFAAPQEVDKVAAVVDNGVVLQSDVDGLLQSVKLNAQQSGQQVPDDATLRHQILERLIMDNIQLQMAKKMGITINDEALDKAIADIAAQNRMTTAQMRSRLAADGLNYDTYREQIRKEMLTSEVRNNEVRRRITILPQEVESLAKQIGNQTSGDAELNLSHILIPLPENPSQQQVDQAEELATKLVSDIKSGADFGKLAIANSADSQALKGGQMGWGKLQELPSLFAERLQSANKGDVVGPIRSGVGFHILKVNDIRGADKTISVTEVHARHILLKPSPVMTDDQARTKLAAAAADIKSGKSSFATIAKEISQDPGSAVQGGDLGWASPDIYDPAFRDALMKLQKGEISAPVHSSFGWHLIQVVDTRQVDKTDAAQKDRAYRMLFSRKFAEEAQTWMQEQRAAAYVKILDGSNAQPQ encoded by the coding sequence ATGAAGAACTGGAGAACGCTTATTCTCGGATTGGTTGTCTGTGCCAATACCGCGTTCGCAGCACCACAAGAAGTTGATAAAGTTGCCGCAGTGGTTGATAACGGCGTCGTGCTGCAAAGTGACGTTGACGGTCTGTTACAATCAGTAAAACTGAATGCACAGCAGTCTGGGCAACAAGTTCCTGATGATGCGACATTGCGCCATCAGATTCTTGAGCGTCTGATCATGGATAATATCCAGTTACAGATGGCGAAGAAGATGGGCATTACTATCAATGACGAAGCATTAGATAAAGCCATTGCTGATATTGCCGCGCAAAACCGTATGACGACCGCTCAGATGCGCAGCCGTCTGGCCGCTGATGGCTTGAATTACGACACTTACCGCGAGCAGATTCGTAAAGAGATGCTGACTTCTGAAGTGCGTAACAACGAAGTGCGCCGTCGAATCACCATCCTGCCACAGGAAGTTGAATCGCTGGCTAAACAAATTGGTAACCAGACCAGCGGTGATGCTGAACTGAACCTCAGCCATATTCTTATCCCATTGCCAGAAAATCCTTCTCAGCAACAAGTTGATCAGGCTGAAGAGCTGGCGACAAAATTAGTATCCGACATTAAAAGCGGCGCTGATTTTGGTAAGCTGGCTATCGCCAACTCGGCGGACTCTCAGGCGTTGAAAGGCGGCCAGATGGGTTGGGGCAAATTACAAGAGCTGCCTTCTTTGTTTGCTGAAAGATTACAATCTGCCAACAAAGGTGATGTTGTCGGTCCAATCCGCTCTGGTGTTGGCTTCCACATCCTGAAAGTCAATGATATCCGTGGTGCGGATAAGACCATTTCCGTGACTGAAGTTCATGCCCGCCACATTTTATTGAAACCTTCACCGGTAATGACCGACGATCAGGCTCGCACCAAGTTAGCGGCAGCAGCGGCGGATATCAAAAGTGGTAAATCCAGCTTCGCCACTATTGCCAAAGAGATCTCTCAGGATCCCGGTTCTGCCGTGCAAGGGGGTGACCTGGGTTGGGCATCACCTGATATTTATGATCCCGCGTTCCGTGATGCGTTGATGAAACTGCAAAAAGGTGAGATCAGTGCACCGGTTCATTCTTCTTTCGGCTGGCACTTAATTCAGGTTGTCGATACACGTCAGGTAGACAAAACTGATGCAGCACAGAAAGACCGGGCATACCGTATGCTCTTTAGCCGTAAGTTCGCTGAAGAAGCTCAAACCTGGATGCAAGAGCAGCGTGCTGCTGCTTATGTAAAAATTCTTGATGGTAGTAATGCACAACCACAATAA
- the pdxA gene encoding 4-hydroxythreonine-4-phosphate dehydrogenase PdxA, with product MHNHNNRIVITPGEPAGVGPDLVVALAQQDWPVELVVCADPALLLARASQLNLPLQLREYQPGKPALAQLAGTLTILPVKTATAVIPGKLDVQNSHYVVETLAKACDGAISGEFSALVTGPVQKSIINDAGIPFIGHTEFFADRSLCPRVVMMLATEELRVALATTHLPLLAVPGAITQASLHEVITILDNDLKTKFGISQPQIYVCGLNPHAGEGGHMGHEEIDTIIPALDALRQKGINLIGPLPADTLFQPKYLQHADAVLAMYHDQGLPVLKYQGFGRAVNITLGLPFIRTSVDHGTALELAATGSADVGSFITALNLAIKMINNSNE from the coding sequence ATGCACAACCACAATAATCGTATCGTTATTACCCCCGGTGAGCCAGCCGGGGTCGGGCCGGATTTAGTCGTCGCCCTGGCTCAACAGGATTGGCCTGTTGAGTTAGTGGTGTGCGCTGATCCGGCCCTGCTACTTGCTCGGGCCAGTCAGCTTAACCTGCCATTGCAGTTGCGTGAATATCAGCCGGGTAAACCCGCGTTGGCGCAGCTTGCAGGTACCCTCACAATATTACCGGTGAAAACGGCCACGGCAGTGATTCCTGGTAAGCTTGACGTCCAAAACAGCCACTATGTTGTGGAAACATTGGCCAAGGCTTGTGATGGTGCGATAAGCGGGGAATTCTCCGCATTGGTCACAGGCCCGGTACAAAAAAGTATTATCAATGATGCTGGCATCCCGTTTATCGGGCACACCGAATTTTTCGCGGATCGCAGCCTCTGCCCACGGGTAGTGATGATGCTGGCAACAGAAGAGTTACGTGTAGCATTGGCGACAACTCACTTGCCTTTGCTGGCTGTGCCTGGCGCGATCACTCAGGCTAGCCTGCATGAAGTTATCACGATCCTTGATAATGACCTGAAAACCAAATTTGGTATTAGCCAACCACAGATTTACGTGTGCGGGCTGAATCCCCATGCGGGTGAAGGTGGTCATATGGGCCATGAAGAGATCGATACCATCATTCCTGCGCTGGATGCACTGCGTCAGAAAGGCATAAATCTTATTGGCCCTCTACCGGCAGACACCCTATTTCAGCCTAAATATCTGCAACATGCAGATGCAGTTCTTGCGATGTATCATGATCAAGGATTGCCAGTGCTGAAGTATCAAGGGTTTGGCCGGGCAGTAAATATCACTCTCGGTTTGCCTTTTATCCGCACTTCTGTGGATCACGGTACCGCTTTAGAACTCGCCGCAACCGGTTCTGCCGATGTTGGCAGTTTCATTACGGCATTAAACTTAGCCATTAAAATGATAAATAACAGCAATGAATAA
- the rsmA gene encoding 16S rRNA (adenine(1518)-N(6)/adenine(1519)-N(6))-dimethyltransferase RsmA, which produces MNNRVHQGHFARKRFGQNFLNDQFVIDSIVSAIHPVPGEAVVEIGPGLGALTEPVAARMDHMTVIELDRDLAARLASHPQLKDKLTIHQQDAMKVNFSELAELAGQPLRVFGNLPYNISTPLMFHLFSYTDAIRDMHFMLQKEVVNRLVAGPNSKAYGRLTVMAQYYCNVIPVLEVPPTAFTPAPKVDSAVVRLIPHVNMPNPVGDVRMLSRVTTQAFNQRRKTVRNSLGDLFTPEQLIELGIDPILRAENISVAQYCKLANWLSAQSTPQE; this is translated from the coding sequence ATGAATAATAGAGTCCACCAAGGGCATTTTGCCCGCAAACGCTTTGGACAAAACTTTTTAAACGATCAGTTTGTCATCGACAGTATTGTCTCTGCGATCCACCCAGTTCCTGGTGAAGCCGTGGTTGAAATAGGTCCCGGTTTAGGGGCATTGACTGAACCTGTTGCTGCACGTATGGATCATATGACAGTGATCGAGCTCGATCGCGATTTGGCGGCTCGTTTAGCCAGCCATCCACAACTGAAAGACAAGCTGACCATCCATCAGCAAGATGCGATGAAAGTTAATTTTTCTGAGTTAGCGGAGCTTGCAGGGCAACCATTACGCGTGTTTGGTAACTTGCCATACAACATTTCCACCCCGTTAATGTTCCATCTTTTCAGCTATACTGATGCTATTCGTGACATGCATTTCATGCTGCAAAAAGAAGTAGTCAATCGTCTGGTCGCAGGGCCTAACAGTAAAGCGTATGGTCGGCTGACGGTGATGGCGCAATACTATTGCAATGTTATCCCGGTGCTAGAAGTACCGCCAACGGCGTTTACCCCTGCTCCAAAAGTTGACTCGGCAGTTGTGCGCTTGATTCCACATGTCAACATGCCAAATCCGGTGGGTGACGTGCGTATGCTTAGCCGCGTTACCACGCAAGCATTTAATCAACGCAGAAAAACCGTGCGTAACAGCTTAGGAGACCTATTCACTCCAGAGCAGTTAATCGAATTAGGTATTGACCCAATACTGCGGGCAGAGAATATTTCGGTAGCGCAATACTGTAAGCTGGCTAACTGGCTTTCAGCTCAATCGACACCGCAAGAATAA
- the apaG gene encoding Co2+/Mg2+ efflux protein ApaG, giving the protein MIEQPRVCVQVQSIYVETQSIPDEERFVFAYTVTIRNLGRSNVQLIGRYWLITNSNGRQTEVQGEGVIGEQPLILPGNEFQYTSGAVLETPLGTMEGHYEMVDHLGQAFRTAIPVFRLAIPALIH; this is encoded by the coding sequence ATGATTGAACAGCCCCGCGTTTGTGTACAAGTGCAAAGTATCTATGTGGAAACCCAGTCGATACCCGACGAAGAACGTTTCGTCTTCGCTTATACCGTGACGATACGCAATTTGGGTCGTTCAAATGTGCAACTGATTGGCCGTTATTGGTTAATCACTAATAGTAATGGCCGGCAGACTGAAGTTCAGGGTGAAGGGGTCATCGGTGAGCAACCGTTGATCCTGCCAGGTAACGAGTTTCAATACACCAGCGGTGCCGTTCTGGAAACCCCGCTGGGTACCATGGAAGGGCATTATGAGATGGTCGATCACCTTGGTCAGGCTTTCCGTACTGCGATTCCGGTGTTCCGCTTAGCGATCCCAGCACTGATCCATTAA